From one Lolium rigidum isolate FL_2022 chromosome 4, APGP_CSIRO_Lrig_0.1, whole genome shotgun sequence genomic stretch:
- the LOC124708056 gene encoding probable ascorbate-specific transmembrane electron transporter 1: MPVKSGASFRLSALPVVLMAQLLAAAVFTLTLVWVLHFRGGVSWEMSSNPQLVYTAHPLFMVIGLVICTGEAVMAYRIVLGPRAAKKAVHLLLHLLSLGFAAVGLYAAVKFHNDAGLAHIRSLHAWLGIATIGLYALQWLVAFVYFVFPGAMMTMRADYAPWHIFFGIVIFLMAICTAETGLVRFIFPGNYPSEAFVVNFNGIAIFMFGVAVVLAVILPSRY, from the exons ATGCCGGTCAAGAGCGGCGCGAGCTTCCGGCTCTCCGCGCTGCCGGTGGTGCTCATGGCGCAGCTGCTCGCCGCTGCCGTGTTCACTCTCACGCTCGTCTGGGTGCTGCACTTCCGGGGCGGCGTCTCCTGGGAGATGAGCTCCAACCCGCAGCTGGTTTACACG GCACACCCTCTCTTCATGGTCATCGGCCTTGTCATCTGCACCGGAGAAG CGGTGATGGCGTACAGGATCGTCCTGGGCCCACGGGCGGCCAAGAAGGCGGTGCACCTGCTGCTGCATCTGCTCTCCCTGGGCTTTGCCGCCGTCGGACTGTACGCCGCCGTCAAGTTCCACAATGACGCCGGCCTCGCCCACATCCGCTCGCTACATGCTTGGCTGGGGATAGCCACCATAGGCCTCTACGCCCTCCAG TGGCTCGTGGCATTCGTGTACTTCGTATTCCCTGGGGCtatgatgacgatgagggcagactATGCGCCATGGCACATCTTCTTCGGCATCGTCATCTTCCTCATGGCCATCTGCACCGCCGAGACAGGCCTTGTGAGGTTCATTTTCCCTGGCAACTACCCGAGCGAGGCTTTCGTGGTCAACTTCAATGGGATCGCCATATTCATGTTTGGCGTGGCCGTTGTCCTAGCTGTCATACTTCCATCTAGATACTAG
- the LOC124650653 gene encoding DNA repair protein RAD51 homolog 2-like, protein MANKLVSDMRLPPHLAHLLAARRLTTAKDVLSLPEVELMTLLDAGILTARAAVSHVSEFACPPCQTALTLLEERVRLGGGGRLATTLCGLDEALGGGIPLGKLTEVVGPSGIGKTQLCLKLALLATLPECYGGLNGRVVYIDTESKFSSRRMIEIGQKSFPQVFRQEGLAQKMAGRILVMRPTSLSDFTKSLEQMKVTLLQNDVKLLIVDSVAALTSSENERGTTGFAQHPLRWALSFLKSIAEFARIPVVVTNQVRSQSNDDGYHYSFEVKKLGDGNGAERIESHLVAALGIQWAHAVTIRLVFESHSGHRFIKVAKSPMSPAVAFPFIVESSGITLLTDEGIDVSGPEITSIRCQGQNLLGLGE, encoded by the exons ATGGCCAACAAGCTGGtttcggacatgcggctgcctccCCACCTCGCCCACCTcctcgccgcgcgccgcctcacCACCGCCAAG GACGTGCTGTCGCTGCCGGAGGTGGAGCTCATGACCCTGCTCGACGCCGGCATCCtcaccgcccgcgccgccgtcTCCCACGTCAGCGAGTTCGCCTGCCCACCCTGCCAAACG GCGCTCACGCTCCTGGAGGAGCGGGTCAGgctgggaggcggcggccggctggCCACCACGCTCTGCGGGCTGGATGAGGCGCTGGGCGGAGGTATCCCCCTGGGGAAGCTCACCGAGGTAGTCGGGCCCTCGGGGATCGGCAAGACGCAG CTTTGCCTGAAGCTTGCACTGTTGGCAACATTACCAGAATGCTACGGGGGCTTAAACGGCCGAGTTGTGTATATTGACACTGAATCCAAGTTCTCTTCGCGGAG GATGATTGAGATAGGCCAGAAAAGCTTTCCTCAAGTATTCAGGCAAGAAGGCTTGGCACAAAAG ATGGCTGGCAGGATCCTAGTGATGCGACCAACATCATTATCTGATTTCACAAAaag TTTGGAGCAGATGAAGGTCACTCTACTCCAGAACGATGTCAAGTTACTTATTGTTGACAGCGTGGCTGCTCTCACGTCCTC GGAGAACGAAAGAGGTACAACAGGTTTCGCGCAACACCCTCTGAGATGGGCTCTTTCATTTCTTAA GTCTATAGCAGAGTTTGCAAGAATTCCAGTCGTAGTTACAAACCAAGTCCGCAGCCAAAGTAACGATGATGGTTATCATTACTCGTTTGAAG TAAAAAAGTTGGGTGATGGCAATGGTGCTGAAAGAATTGAATCTCATCTTGTTGCTGCTCTAGGAATCCAGTGGGCTCACGCTGTAACTATCCGTCTAGTCTTCGAATCCCACTCAG GTCACAGGTTCATCAAGGTGGCGAAATCTCCCATGTCTCCAGCAGTAGCATTTCCTTTCATTGTGGAATCATCTGGCATTACATTGCTAACTGATGAAGGCATTGATGTGTCAGGTCCTGAGATAACCTCTATCCGCTGTCAAG GGCAAAATCTGCTGGGTCTGGGAGAATGA